The following is a genomic window from Crocinitomicaceae bacterium.
GGCAATTTCCAGTGAATTAAACAAGTCATTTTGCTGATTTGATTGGCTTCATTGCTTGCACCCCTAACGTTTTGCGGCTTGGCGTAGTGGCGGATTTTACCACAAATGTTCATACGAAGAACACACTTCAAATATAGCAAAAATGTTTCTACGAAGCACGTCACCCGCCATTACGCCAAACCGCTGTGTGCGCCCCGCATGAGCGGTAGCGCACCCGCAAGCTATTCAAAAAGTTTAAAGTGCAAATTAAATTTCAGAAAAGCAAACGGTGGGTGAAAAGTTCCAGAGGATGAAAGTTCCTTAATTGCGGAAGTAACGTTCGAAAATTTAGCAAGTCGCAAGGTGGTTGAGAGTGATCTCAGCACTGAAGGAAGCGAGCCTGCAAAAGTTGGTACTGAAGAACATGAAGTACATAAGAGGCTAATTAAATGGATGAGCAAGCACACCATTGTGAAGTCCAAAGAACACAAGAAATTTTAATTAGTAGATGTAACAGGAATCGACGGAAGGAACACGCTCTTACCGGGGGAGGTCTTCAATGCTACGAGTTAGCGATGAAGAAGTCAGCAGAGGTCATAGTACTTTAAGCAACGAGCTGTGCGAAAAATTGGAAAAACACAGATGGTCTCACAAAAGAAGGAAGGACTGAACGTAAATAGGTTTTCAATTTTGAATGGACTGAAATTTATTTCATAGCCACCGAAAACGAAAGCAGGAAAAGAACAAAATAAACCAAGAATGATTGCACAAGTTGTACATCCTTACAATCTTCAAAAGCACTACAACAAATAGTGAAAAATGGAGGAAGTGCTGGCATGGATAAAATCCCGACAGAAAAGCTGACGGATAAATTCCGTGAGCAAAAACTTTCTTTACTTGAAGAATTGAAAAAGGAGCGTACAAATCAAAACCCATTCTTGGGGTTGAGATTCCAAAGTCAAACGGAAAACACGTTTGTTAGGAATACCAACCACCACAGAGAGACTGCTCCAGCAAGCGGTTTCAAAGTGATAATGCCTTTGTTTGAGAAAGATTTTCACAAAGACAGTTATGGATTTCGTCCAAATAAAAATGCACGTAATGCAGTAGGCAAAGCGTGGCAAAATATCCACGACGGATTTCAGTATATTGTTGATGTAGATTTGAAAAATTTCTTTGATGAAGTTGATCACTGCCTTTACTAAATTTAATTTACCAAAAAGTAAAATGCAGAAGTACACTTGCATTAATCCGCAAGTGGTTAAGAGCGCCTATACAAATCAAGGGCAAACTTTACAAACGCAGAAAAGGAGTTCCACAGGGAAGTCCGCTGAGTCCACTTTTGTCAAACATTTTGCTCCACGAGTTGGACAAAGAACTAAACAAAAGGATTAAAATTTGTAAGATACGCCGACGACTTTAGCATCTTTACCAAAACCGCAACACAAGCAAAATCAGTGAAGAAGGAAGTAGCTCAGTTTTAAAAACAAAACTCCGCCTCACTATCAATGAAGAAAAAGCGGCATCAAAAAACCCGTTCAATTTTCAATGCTTGGATTTCGTTTTGTACCAACTTACATCAAAGGCGACAAAGGTAAATATCAATTGACGGTAGATGAAAAAGCATGGATCCAGACTTAAACAAAACTAAAATCAATCACCCGAAAAACTTCACCACTCACATTTGCAGAACGCATTTCAAAATAAATGAAGTACAACGAGGATGGCTCAATTATTTTCGAGGTACCAGTATTCATGGAAAATTGCGTGACGCTGATTCGTGGTTAAGAAATCGTCTTCGCTATTGCATTTGGCACGATTGGAAAAAACCAGAGCGAAAGAGAAAGAATTTTATTCGTTTAGGAATTGACCACGATCACGCTTACGCGTGGAGCAGAACGAGAAAAGGTGGTTGGGCAGTTGCACAAAGCCCTATCTTGATCACTACAATTACGCTGAAACGCTTAAAACAAAAAGGCTACGATTCTTTGTTGGATGTTTATTTTAATCTAAACCCATCTCTTTACGAACCGCCGTATGCGAGACCCGCTTGTACGGTGGTGTGAGAGCCTAACCCTATTCCCATTTGGGAGTAGGGCGGGCTACTCGATTACCAGCTGGCGTTCTGTCTTCAGTGTCTTGGAAATAAGGTCTGATAAGTGTTTTGCTGGCCGTTTACTGCTTTTGTGTCGGCTGAGGGTTGGCGGGTTTAAAAATTTTAAAAGGGAAGGAAATTTTAAAAAATAATTTTTCGGTCGGGAAAGGTGGAAGCTCTTTTGCAATTTTTGGATTGAGCATTGGCTTGTGTGAATTGCAAATGTGCTTACAACTGTGGGTTGGCTTCTTTGTTGTCATTCCAATAATAGCTGTCTGGATAAGGTCGTCTGCCAAATATTGCAGTTCCAACACGAATAATCGTTGAGCCTTCTTCAATGGCTGTTTCTAAATCGTTACTCATTCCCATTGATAAATCGTAAACAGGTAAGTCTTTTTCTAACATTCGTATCTGAATGTTCTTTAGTAATTGAAAGCACTTGCGAACTTTTCTGTTTCCGCAGAAAAAGTCCGATGGTCATTAAACCTTTAATATTTAGTCTGTCAAGTTGTTTAACTTGTTGAGCAAAAGTCAAAGTATTTTCGGGTGAAACACCAAACTTACTTGCTTCATAAGAGGTGTTAACTTGGATAAAAACATCCAAGGTTCTATTTTCAAATTCCAATCTCTTTTGCAATTTTTCAGCTAATTCAATTCTGTCAATCGATTGTATGCAGTCAGCATATTTTATAACTTCCTTGATTTTGTTGGTTTGAAGATGTCCTATGAAATGGGTTTGGTGTGGAGTATTTTTCAGTTCTTCATATTTATCTTTTAGCTCTTGTATTTTATTCTCTCCAATTAAGGTTTCTCCTGTTTCAATTGCTGTAATAATATTTTGAGCCGAAACAGTTTTAGTTGCTAATAGAAGTTTAATATCATTGAAGTTTCTGCCTGAAAATTCGGCTGCATTTTTTATTCGTAGTTTAATATTGGCTAAATTTTCAACAATTAAACTCATAGCTGCAATTTGTGTTCCGGACAATCTATTCTCAATTCGTTTTCGGCAAGTTGACTTTTCAAAAGTTTGCAGTAGTGAACACCTTTTTCAAGTTGATAGTTAGAGCAAGTAAAACACATTCTTTGAATAGTGATGATGCCTGATTTGTTTAGGTCATAAATCAATTTCAGCAATCCATTAAGCATTATTGTTTTTTGTTCCTGTGTCAGTTTTTCAATGGGTTGTTCTATTGATGAAGCAAATAATGATGCCTTCTTTGCTATTTTTTTTCCTTCGTTTGTGAGTGATAGCGAAAAACTCCTAGTATCAATGGGGTCAGTCTCCTTGGTTACTAATTCTTTTGAAAGCAAAATTTTTACGCTATCGCTTATTGTAGCTTTTGTCATATTGAACTCATCAGCCAAATATCCTACTTTACACTTTTCCAGCGAGTGGAAGTATATGAAAATTAAAATTTGAATTTGTATCGGACTTAATGAGTTTTCTTTGCTTTCATTCCAAAGTAATACTCTGAATGCTTCAGAAATTCGTTCCAAAGCCACAACAATGCGACTTTCAATTTTTTGGTTTTGCTCCGTTAAGTGAAAAGATGATTTCTTCATAATGTCCATTCGGTTTGTGATGACTTTCTTCATTTACAGTTTTCCATTTCAATAATGAAATACCCTTTTTGTTTGATTTCAGCTTCCCATAGGGGTCGCACTGTTTCGATGTGGCAGAATCTACATTCTTTTGATGTTAAGGGTTGACCTTCTTGTCCTTTGGTTTTTAAATATTCTCTACCATAACCGTAAATTATGGTAGTATCTTTAATTTCTTCGGGTGCAATAATGTCGAAAGTGCATTATGCTACCATCTTTTTGTTACATAGGTGTCCCAAACTGCTACTTTCATTTTTATTTCTGTTTTGATGTTTGATTGTGCCATTGTTGTTATTCCTAGTAACAGGACAATGGCAATCAATATGTTTATTTGTTTCATTTTGTTGAGAATAAAAACCTTGTAAAGATAGGATTCCTAACTTTACAAGGCAAAATTAGTTGGCTTATTTTACTAAAGGTTCGAATCCCCAGTGCTTAAAAATTGAATACCCCTTTTGCCTTATATCATTTTCAATCGCTTTAGTAGCTACTTCTATATGACAAAAAGCACATTCATCAGCACTTATGAGGTTAGTGGCACTAATATTTTCAGCTTTTAAAAAGGAATTACCGAACTCGTAAATTTTCTCTAAGTCAGTAAAACTTGATGGAACAAGTATGTCAAATTTAAGTAGCGTTCCATCTTCTTTTTTAAAGACCGTATCGTAAACTGAAATTTCCATTTTCTTGTGTTATTTTACTTTGTATGGTAAGGATAAATTACCACTAGCTACCGAATACACTTTGTAAACGCCAAGCATTGGTTTGTCTCCGCCACCGTGTCCACCATCACCGCCTGTATTTACTTGCATAAAGGCTGCAACACCGTCAAAGGAAAAATCCGTTTTGTTGTTTATTCGATAATCGGGAACAACTACTCTTATTGTATTTCCTTTTGTGATAACCTGAAAGCCGGGGGAATCCATATACATTGGCATTCCAGGGTTAGTTGGAGGTGAAACGACTGTTGTGTCTTTTGGGTCGAATTGTTTTACAGCTAAGCCACCTTCAACTCGCTTGTCTTCTGTTAAGATTACCCAATGCGGATGCCAAACAATTCCGTCATTGGCAAAATTGCGGTCTGAGTTTTCGTCCCAAAGAGGTGTGTCGTCAAAGTCAGGATGTGATGTAAGGGCTAAAGCCACGATTCCGTCAGTATCGCCAAAGCCAACATCAGTTGGCTTCGAGGAAGTTGGGAAAACGTGCCCCAAAACAGGTGCTCCATTGAGTTGACCTACTGGTGTTGGCGTGGTTTTTCCTGCCGTTCCTTTTACGGTAATTTCCCAAATGGTTGCACCAATTTCAGGTGAGTGTTTTACGCTTACTTTTTTGATTTGGAAATCATCATTGTTGTAGTTACCGCATTTGTCGCAAGCAAAGCTTTGAACTGCGAAAAGAGAAAGTCCGAGAAGAAGAAATATTTGTTTCATTTTTTTAAAATTTAATTGTTTGAAATAAAGTCAGAAGCCCCAAATAAAATTAGGACTCCTAACTTGTTGGGTGAAATTTTTTAACCTTTTACATCGGTCATAGATGCACCAAAGTTGATGTGTAACACATTACCGTTTGGTGTTAGCAATGCTGGAACAGATTTTACACCTGCTTTTTCCGCTTCTGCAATTCGGTTACGGTCTTCGCCAATGTGAACGATTTCTACATTAGTTGCTCCAATTAGGTTAACGATGTCGTGCTCTGCACTCACACATACAGGACATCCTGCGTGATAGAAAATTGATTTTGCCATTTTTTATGTATTTTATTGTTGTTTGGCATTATTGCCGCCGCAAATATAGTAAGGAATCCTAACTATACAAATTATTTCTAAGATTTTTTACAGAATATTTTACATCATTGATATTCAACGAGATAAAAATCTTATAAGGGTGGGGGATTGGCTCTTTTGCAAAACTTGGGTTGTGTGTCGGCTTGTGCGGTTTTGCAAATGTGCCGATGTGCGGCTGGCTAAAATTATTTTTTAAAATGTGCGGTGGCAAAAATTTTTAAAACCATTTGGGTCGGGCCAGGAGTGTCGGGAAAAAGGGGGGGGGTTGGGTCAAAGGAGAAGGAAGAATGTCTTCCGTTTTTGGGTCTGTTGGTGGGGAGGGGGTGGTCTTTGGTCTACGCTTCTGGGGGGAACACTTTTGTAAAGGTATTGAATTTATGTCTTTATTGTCTAATGTGTAATAGGAATTTAATGTATTAATTCTTTGTAGTAATATCTTAGATGTTTGGCTTGTTAGCAATGATTCTACCATAAATAGGTTTTAAGCTCCTTAAAATTAGTCTTACTTGAATTACTCCTTATAATGGCATTCTTAGCTGTTATACAATGCTTTTTATGTCTAGTGAATTACAAATTCTATTTTTTTTCCAAGTCCAAATTCAAGCAAGCGGTACAACGTAGACAACTGAATGTCCGACTTACCATTTTCGATTCTTGAAATGAAACTTTTTTTCGCGCCTACTTTTTCTGCAAGTTGTTCCTGTGTCATTTTCGCAAGTCTGCGCTCTTCTTTGATCACCTCACCAATTAAAAAAGCTTTTGCTCTAATTTCAAATTCAGTCCGTTTTTTGGAGCCTCTTTTTCCCCGATACTTCTCTAAGTGTTCTTCAAAAGTCGTTATGTTTTTATTTTTCACCTTTTTCATAGTCCTTTGTCTTTTCGTTAAAGTATGCTTGCATTAATGTAAGAGCTGCGTCAATTTCCTGTTTCGGGTTTTTTTTGGTTTTCTTTTGAAAATTATTGAAAAGCACAACTTATTTTCCCTCATCAAAACAGCAAAATATTCTAAAAATGTTCCCACCTAATTCAATTCGTACTTCATAGAGTCCCTTTGTTCCTTCCATGTGTTTTAGATATTTTTCGGGAATTCTTTCTGTATGCGTTAACACAAACAAAACATAATCAATTTTGTCTCTTATTTTTGATGTCTGTGCATCGAAGAAAGTATGAAAATGATGTTTATAGAAAACGAGCTCTCGAATTTGTTCCATAAATCACTATAACAAAGTTAACTTAAAATGGAACTTGAAACAAATATTGACCAAAGAAATTTTAATGGAAATATGTTGCATAAAGGTTTTGAATGTCATGACACTAATTTTTTTTGGAATTAAAAATCCAGCGGACTCTTAATCTGCTGCACATTGACAAGGGTTACCTGTGTGTAAACCTCCGTTGTTTTGGTACTTGCATGACCTAATAGTGTTTGAATGTAGCGTATATCTGTGCCTGCTTCAAGCAGGTGAGTGGCAAAACTGTGACGCAGCATATGTGGTGTAACGGTTTTCCATATTTTTGCCCTTTTTGCCGCACCAACAATAATTGATCTCACACTACTGGCTGTATATTTTTCACCGCTTATGCCTTCAAATAAGTATTCTTTCGGTCGCCATTCTTTGAAATATGCGCGTAAGTCGTCAAGTAGCGTTGTACTTAAAACCGTGTACCGATCTTTTTTTCCCTTGCCCTGATTTACTCTAATCATCATCCTGGCTGAATCAATGTCTGTAATTTTCATATCGAGCAATTCTTGCCTGCGCAAACCTGCCGAGTAGAGCAGAGATACAATGCATTTATGTTTGATGTTTGCCGTGTGCGCAATAATCTTCTGTACTTCTGATTTGCTGAGTACTTTGGGAAGTTTTTCTACTTTCTCAGGCCGGTCTATCATATAAAAACGGTTAGGCATGCCCATCACATTTTCATAATAGAACTTTATGCTATTGATCATTTGATTGATATAAGTAGATGATTTTCCGCTGCGCACCAACTGATTCATGTAACTCAGTATATCTTCTTCAGAAATTTCCATGAGCGGAATATTCTTAAACTGCTGCATAAAAATACTGAAACAGCAGAGGTATGTTTTTGCTGTATTAAATGAATACATTTTATTCTCTAATTTCTCAACATATTCAATTGGAACCAGCGATGAAATTTCTTCCGACTCATATTTTTTTCGGATTTTTGACATGTCTGCAACTTCAGCTTGTTTGCCGCTAGATTTTTTGGTAAAAAAACCGGAGCCGTTTATCCACGCCTTACCTTTCAGAGATTTGAAAACAAGACCAATGGTTTCTTTACCTGCGGGCAGGTAGAACATCTGAAAAGTATTACTGTAACTGACATTGGGTATAGATTCTAGTACCGGAATGAGTTGTGCTGAACCGTTGAATTTTAATCCTATTTTAGCTTCTCCGTCAACTAAAATATTTTTGAGTGATATGTGTCCGTATGGTGTTGGCTTCATGAGGCAAACGTGCGTTAAAAAAAGACAGAAACAAAAAATAGCCGTATATTTATCCGTATAATGCAACGGGTAGTGGTTGCTACAAAACAAAAAAAGCAGCTAGCTTTAAATCATGTCTTCAACAATGCAAAAAAGAAAATGTATTCAATGTAAAGATTCTTTTGAAGGAAGAATAGATAAAATATTTTGTAGTGATTATTGCAAATCTGCTTTTCATTATGAAAAAAATAAAGCAAAAGAAAAATCACGCTTTAAAATTGTGGATGATCATTTAAAAACCAACAGAAGAATTTTATCAAAATTCAATAAAGCAGGCAAAGCCGTTGTCAGAAAAGAAGATTTAGAAAAGGAAGGATTCAATCCAAATTTTTTCACCAACTACTGGAAAAACCAAAAAGGTGATGTTTACTTATTCTGTTTTGAATTTGGATATTTGAAAAAAACCGAACAAGGTAAATCCAAATACGTGCTTGTAAAATGGCAAGATTATATGAAGAAATAAATCACCGGCAACCGTTCATGTTGATGCAAAAATTCTGACCGCATTTCATCACACAACATCACCCTATGGAAAAGTGAAAAAGTCAGTATCTCACCCACACTTTCTGTGCACCGCTAACCAAGGAGCATCTACCCACAACTGTTGAGCCCTGCGAAACTAGCCTTCATAACAACGTGTGAGCACAGCTCACCAAAGAGTATTCCACACACACCAAGTGAGCACCGCTCACAAAAGTGCCAATTGCAACTTTTGAGCACAGCTCAAAAAAGCCCCCACTCTATGGCATCCCTCTCCTTTGGAGAGGGACCGAGGGTGAGGAAGGAGACATGCATGTTTTACCCACACAAACATAAACCAACGTCACCTCTCCACACTTACCCTCAAGCAAGGGCAAATTTTCTTTCTCACCACCAAGCAGAATTTTATTAGGTACATACCGCTCATTCAGTTCAAGCGTATAGCCCTCATACCCGGGACCGGTAATGGCAATTTGATAATAGGGATATGAAAAATGCATAGCAAGTATTCCCCAGTTTGAGTAGGCTGATCCGTAGGTTTCCATGCCATCATAAACATTCAGTAACATTTGTTTTGCGCGTTGAATATAGGTGTCATTATCAAGTAAGGTACCCAACGCAAAAAGTACACGTGCCATGGTTGAATTGCTTGAAGGAATTACGTTGTCTGACAATTCCATTTTGCGGGCAAACAAATCTTTTGTTTTGTCTGAAGTATAAAAATACATGCCCCCGGTGCTGTCAAAAAAATGTGCGTCAGCATAATGCACTAGGGTCTGTGCATGTTCAATCCAGCGTATATCATACGTACATTCATACAGCTTAATAAATGCTTGTGCGGCAAATGCATAATCATCTAAAAAGCCTTCTATTTTTGTTTCTCCTTTTTGATAGGTGTGAAAAAGCTGACCATCTTTTTTCATTTGTTTTTTTACAATCCAGTTTCCGGTTTCAATAGCCATGTTCAAAAATGTTTTTTCACCAAAACTTTGGTACGCATCAGAAAAGCCAATAACGGCAAGTGCGTTCCAACTGGTAATGCATTTATCATCAAGTCCCGGGCGTACACGTTTATTGCGCGCTTCAAGCAGGCTATTATTTATTGACTGTATTTTATGAGACAATTCTGTTACCGTAATATTTTCTTTTTCTGCAAAGACGCTATCATTTTCTTTGCGGACAAGAATGTAATGACCTTCCCATTTTTCACTTGGCTGCACGGCATAATATCTTGCAGCCAAATCAAAATCATCACCTAAAACAAGTTTCATTTCTTCTTCAGTCCACACGTAATATTTTCCTTCTTCACCTTCACTGTCAGCATCAAGGGCAGCGTAATAGGCGCCGCTTGCATCTTTCATTTCACGCTGCAGCCACTGTATGGTTTGATAAACTACATGTTCATATAAAAGATTTTTTGAACGTTGGTAAGCTTTGGCGTAGAGAGAAATTAATTGTGCATTGTCATACAACATTTTCTCAAAATGCGGCACTTTCCAAAAACTGTCTACTGAGTATCGCGCAAAGCCTCCGCCAATCTGATCATAAATGCCGCCCAAGGCCATTTTTTGCAAAGTCAAATCAACCTGTTGCATCACGGTGTCATCCTCGGTATGCCAGGCATATTGCATTAAAAACTCGTAATTATTTGGCATGGGAAATTTGGGTGCAAAATTGGCACCACCGCGCAGGGTATCAAAGCTGCGTTTCCAGTTTATGATCATTTCATCTGTCTTTTCAGTTGAAATTTCAATGCCGGTTTTTTTCACGCTAATTAATTCTGAAGATATTATTCCTTCAGCAAGATTTTCTGCATACTCAATCATTCTTTTTTTGTCTTGCTGCCAGGTAAAATGAAGATTTTGCAACACTTGTATCCACTGTTCTTTTTGAAAATAGGTACCACCATAAACAGGCCGGCCATCAGGCAAAGTAAAACAGTTCAAAGGCCAACCTCCGCTGCGTGTCATCAATTGTACTGCCGTCATGTACACTTGGTCAACGTCAGGGCGTTCTTCACGGTCAACTTTAATGCATACAAAATATTCATTCATGAGCGAAGCAACCGCAGTATCTTCAAAACTTTCATGCTCCATTACATGACACCAGTGGCATGATGAATAACCAATGCTTACCAGTATCAGTTTATTTTCTGTTTTGGCTTTCTCAAATGCCGCATCACCCCAAGGCAGCCAGTTAACCGGGTTGTGCGCGTGTTGTAAAAGATAGGGACTGGTTTCATGAATCAGGGCGTTGGTGTAGCTGTGTTTTGTGGTGTCGTGCATGATTAATTTTTCTTGTTGGGTTATTATACAAGATGTAAAACAAAGCACAGGCAATAATGTTGTAAGCAAGTTCAAATACTTTGTCATCTCTATTTTCCGTCAGTGTAAGGGTTTGCTTTTTTCTGAGTAAATATAATTAACTTGCCGCTGATTTATTGTTGACTTGTAAATTATAACAGCATAAAAAACCCATATCACATGATAAAAAACACCGCATTAGCATTTCTCTTTTCTACTGCAACGCTTGCTGCATCTGCACAAAATTATTTTCAGCAAGAGGTGAATTATACTATTACCGTTGCGCTGAATGATCAAAACCATACCTTATCTGGTTTTGAAAAATTTGAGTACACAAACAATTCTGGTTTGGCTCTTGATTTTTTATACATTCATATTTGGCCCAATGCCTATCGTGATAATAAAACAGCCTTGGCAAAACAGTTGTACAACATGAATGACATGGGGCTTGAATTTGCAAGTGATGATGACAAAGGATACATTGATTCACTAAACTTTCAGGTTAATGGTGAAGATGTGAAATGGGAGTATGACGCTGAGCATCCTGACATTTGTAAAGTGAATTTAAACGCCGTATTAAAACCGGGTGAAACCATTGTGGTAACAACACCCTTCAAAGTGAAAATTCCTTCAGGTGATATTTCAAGATTGGGACACGTGGGAGAATCATATCAAATTACGCAATGGTATCCTAAACCGGCGGTGTTTGATCAGAATGGTTGGCATCAAATGCCCTATCTTACCCAAGGTGAATTTTACAGTGAGTATGGTAGTTTTGACGTGAGCATTACGGTGCCTGAAAATTATGTGGTGGGTGCAACCGGTGATTTGCGAACTGAATCTGAAATCCGCTTTCTTGACTCATTAGCAAAACGCACGGAAGAAAAATATAAAAACGGAGAATTTAAAGACAGAAAAACTATGACAGGTGGATCAACTGATTTTCCTGAATCATCTGAAAAAATGAAAACCATACGCTTCACGCAAAAAAATGTGCATGATTTTGCCTGGTTTGCTGACAAACGTTTTGAAGTATTAAAAGGTGAAGTAGAATTGCCACACAGCCATCGTAAAGTTACCACGTGGGCCATGTTTGTTACGCATCATCACGCGCTTTGGAAAGACGCGCTGGAGTATTTACATGACGGCACGTATTATTATTCTCTTTGGAATGGTGATTACCCTTACAACAATGTCACTGCTGTTGACGGCACCATTAGCGCGGGCGGGGGAATGGAATATCCAAACATAACCGTGATTGGCAACGCCGGTTCAAAAGAAGAACTTGAAATTGTTATTGTGCATGAAGTTGGTCACAACTGGTTTTATGGCCAGTTAGGTTCTAATGAACGTGACCACGGCTGGATGGATGAAGGATTAAATACCCTCAATGAAATCAGATACATTGAAACTAAATATCCTAAAAATCAACGCTTGTCTGATATGATGATGGGTATGGCTGATAAAGTGCACCTTGAACATTTATCTCATCATGATCTCAATGACATCACGTATTCTATGTCTGCCTGTTATGGCCTTGATCAGCCAATTGAACTTCCTTCGGCTGATTATTCTATGATAAATTATGGCGCCATTGTGTATTCAAAAACCGGTTTGGTATTTACTTATTTGCGTGATTATTTAGGTGATGCAATGTTTGATAGTTGCATGCAGGCTTACTACGCTGAGTGGGAATTTAAACACCCCCAACCTCAAGATTTGAAAAATGCATTTGAAAAAACTTCAGGTAAAGATTTGTCTTGGTTATTCAGTGATATCATACCTACTACCGGACAAATTGATTTTGAGCTGAAAAAAGTAAAAATGGAAAACGGCAATACCGTTGTTACAGTTAAAAATACCGGACAAGTTGACGGACCTGTGCGTGTAGATGCTATCTCAGGCGGAAAAATCAGATCTACCCTGTGGGCTGAACCCGGCTCAAAAAAATCTACCATCACTTTTGAAGGCACCAATTATGATAAAATTTCTATAGACAGTGAACAGCGCATGCCTGAACTGAATCGCAACAATAATACATGGAAAAAGGACGGGCTTTTTCACAAAGTTGAGCCGGTGAAAATGGAATTTTTGGGTGGTGATAATGAGCCTCAGTATTCCATGGCATGGTACACGCCAATTATGGGAGCTAACGTGTATGACAAGTTTATGATTGGTGTTTTATTTCACAATCAAACCTTGCCAAAAAATAAATTTGAATACACTGTTGCACCCATGTTTTCAATAGGTAGAAAAAATTTATCGGGCTTTGCAAATTTCAACTATTCATGGGTGCCTGCAAATAATTTCAAAATGATTACCCTGGGCGTGAACACAAAAACATTTGGTAATGGTTTAGGTGTGCAGCAAGATTCTTTGGCTGATAAAAACTATATGTACTTTACGGTTCAACCGTATCTTGATATGCGCATTGGAAAATCAGCCAAACGTGTTTTTTACAAACAGCGGTTAAAAATTCATGGAACTTATATTAACGAGCAAGGTGATCTTTATCAAAACCAAACCATCAACGGCAGTGTCAACTATTTATTCAGTTATGCAAAACGCATACATAATGTACAGGTAGGTTTGCGTGGTGATTTTTTCAATAACACAACCTCGTATGGCGGTGCTGATTCGTTGAGTTCTATTCTCAATGCGCACGTAGAATTAAAATACAATATCACCTATTGGAAAAAGAAAAAAGAGAAAATTGAAATACGGGTTTATCTTGGAAAAAACCTAATGTACACCGGCGGCTACAATACGCGTTACGGTTTTGCCCTTGGCGGTCAATCAGGCACCATGGATGCAGCCTATGAGT
Proteins encoded in this region:
- a CDS encoding winged helix-turn-helix transcriptional regulator — encoded protein: MKKSSFHLTEQNQKIESRIVVALERISEAFRVLLWNESKENSLSPIQIQILIFIYFHSLEKCKVGYLADEFNMTKATISDSVKILLSKELVTKETDPIDTRSFSLSLTNEGKKIAKKASLFASSIEQPIEKLTQEQKTIMLNGLLKLIYDLNKSGIITIQRMCFTCSNYQLEKGVHYCKLLKSQLAENELRIDCPEHKLQL
- a CDS encoding DUF2024 family protein, with amino-acid sequence MEISVYDTVFKKEDGTLLKFDILVPSSFTDLEKIYEFGNSFLKAENISATNLISADECAFCHIEVATKAIENDIRQKGYSIFKHWGFEPLVK
- a CDS encoding thioredoxin family protein; the encoded protein is MAKSIFYHAGCPVCVSAEHDIVNLIGATNVEIVHIGEDRNRIAEAEKAGVKSVPALLTPNGNVLHINFGASMTDVKG
- a CDS encoding helix-turn-helix transcriptional regulator; this encodes MKKVKNKNITTFEEHLEKYRGKRGSKKRTEFEIRAKAFLIGEVIKEERRLAKMTQEQLAEKVGAKKSFISRIENGKSDIQLSTLYRLLEFGLGKKIEFVIH
- a CDS encoding tyrosine-type recombinase/integrase translates to MKPTPYGHISLKNILVDGEAKIGLKFNGSAQLIPVLESIPNVSYSNTFQMFYLPAGKETIGLVFKSLKGKAWINGSGFFTKKSSGKQAEVADMSKIRKKYESEEISSLVPIEYVEKLENKMYSFNTAKTYLCCFSIFMQQFKNIPLMEISEEDILSYMNQLVRSGKSSTYINQMINSIKFYYENVMGMPNRFYMIDRPEKVEKLPKVLSKSEVQKIIAHTANIKHKCIVSLLYSAGLRRQELLDMKITDIDSARMMIRVNQGKGKKDRYTVLSTTLLDDLRAYFKEWRPKEYLFEGISGEKYTASSVRSIIVGAAKRAKIWKTVTPHMLRHSFATHLLEAGTDIRYIQTLLGHASTKTTEVYTQVTLVNVQQIKSPLDF
- a CDS encoding thioredoxin domain-containing protein, with the protein product MHDTTKHSYTNALIHETSPYLLQHAHNPVNWLPWGDAAFEKAKTENKLILVSIGYSSCHWCHVMEHESFEDTAVASLMNEYFVCIKVDREERPDVDQVYMTAVQLMTRSGGWPLNCFTLPDGRPVYGGTYFQKEQWIQVLQNLHFTWQQDKKRMIEYAENLAEGIISSELISVKKTGIEISTEKTDEMIINWKRSFDTLRGGANFAPKFPMPNNYEFLMQYAWHTEDDTVMQQVDLTLQKMALGGIYDQIGGGFARYSVDSFWKVPHFEKMLYDNAQLISLYAKAYQRSKNLLYEHVVYQTIQWLQREMKDASGAYYAALDADSEGEEGKYYVWTEEEMKLVLGDDFDLAARYYAVQPSEKWEGHYILVRKENDSVFAEKENITVTELSHKIQSINNSLLEARNKRVRPGLDDKCITSWNALAVIGFSDAYQSFGEKTFLNMAIETGNWIVKKQMKKDGQLFHTYQKGETKIEGFLDDYAFAAQAFIKLYECTYDIRWIEHAQTLVHYADAHFFDSTGGMYFYTSDKTKDLFARKMELSDNVIPSSNSTMARVLFALGTLLDNDTYIQRAKQMLLNVYDGMETYGSAYSNWGILAMHFSYPYYQIAITGPGYEGYTLELNERYVPNKILLGGEKENLPLLEGKCGEVTLVYVCVGKTCMSPSSPSVPLQRRGMP